One genomic window of Polaromonas sp. SP1 includes the following:
- the ybeY gene encoding rRNA maturation RNase YbeY, with translation MALKQLSLSLQFGELKDAARHRAALPRHSVARWIRHALEVDGEITVRIVDAEEGQALNRDYRQRDYATNVLTFDYTQEPVVTADLVLCAPVVAQEAKENKKTLQAHYAHLLVHGTLHAQGWDHETGEEDAEAMEAEEIRILAGLGFKNPYR, from the coding sequence ATGGCTCTTAAGCAGCTCAGCCTGTCGCTGCAGTTTGGTGAGCTGAAAGACGCCGCCCGCCACCGCGCCGCCCTGCCGCGCCACAGCGTGGCCCGCTGGATCCGCCATGCGCTTGAGGTCGACGGCGAGATCACCGTGCGCATCGTCGACGCCGAAGAAGGCCAGGCGCTGAACCGCGACTACCGCCAGCGCGACTACGCCACCAATGTGCTGACCTTCGATTACACGCAAGAGCCCGTGGTGACCGCCGACCTGGTGCTGTGCGCCCCGGTGGTGGCCCAAGAGGCAAAAGAAAACAAAAAAACGCTGCAGGCCCACTATGCGCATTTGCTGGTGCACGGCACGCTGCATGCGCAGGGCTGGGACCACGAAACCGGCGAAGAAGACGCCGAGGCCATGGAGGCGGAGGAAATCCGCATCCTGGCGGGCTTGGGTTTCAAGAACCCCTATCGCTGA
- a CDS encoding PhoH family protein, with protein sequence MILRHTFTPPNNTRMGHLCGPMDSHIRTIEVALDVTIAHRFEQFKIDGTKVKANQALEVLQALYEIAQRPIEPETVQLMLAGDTALSTAADGGMALSTRRADLRARTTNQGTYLENIATHDITFGIGPAGTGKTYLAVACAVDALERSTVQRIVLTRPAVEAGERLGFLPGDLSQKVDPYLRPLYDALHELMGFERVQKAFERQQIEIAPLAFMRGRTLNHAFVILDEAQNTTPEQMKMFLTRIGFGSKAVVTGDVSQVDLPRTQLSGLVDAERVLKRVKGIAITRLTSADVVRHPLVARIVDAYDKSPGAAGPAGEADAEPVAAPARRASARSRNGS encoded by the coding sequence TTGATTCTTCGCCACACCTTCACGCCGCCCAACAACACCCGCATGGGCCACCTGTGCGGCCCCATGGACAGCCATATCCGCACCATCGAGGTGGCGCTGGATGTCACGATTGCGCACCGCTTCGAGCAGTTCAAGATCGACGGCACCAAGGTGAAGGCGAACCAGGCGCTGGAGGTGCTGCAGGCCCTGTACGAAATCGCCCAGCGCCCCATCGAGCCTGAAACCGTGCAGCTGATGCTCGCAGGGGATACGGCGCTGAGCACCGCAGCCGACGGCGGCATGGCGCTCTCCACCCGGCGCGCCGACCTGCGCGCCCGCACCACCAACCAGGGCACCTACCTGGAAAACATCGCCACGCACGACATCACCTTCGGTATAGGCCCTGCCGGCACCGGCAAGACCTACCTGGCCGTGGCCTGCGCGGTGGATGCACTGGAGCGCAGCACGGTGCAACGCATTGTGCTGACCCGTCCTGCCGTCGAGGCCGGCGAACGCCTGGGCTTTTTGCCGGGCGATTTGAGCCAGAAGGTGGACCCTTACCTGCGCCCGCTGTATGACGCGCTGCACGAATTGATGGGTTTTGAGCGCGTGCAAAAGGCCTTTGAGCGCCAGCAGATCGAAATCGCGCCGCTCGCCTTCATGCGCGGCCGCACGCTGAACCATGCCTTCGTGATCCTCGACGAAGCGCAGAACACCACGCCCGAACAGATGAAGATGTTTTTGACGCGCATCGGCTTTGGCAGCAAGGCCGTGGTGACGGGCGACGTGAGCCAGGTCGATTTGCCGCGCACGCAACTGAGCGGCCTGGTAGACGCCGAGCGCGTGCTCAAGCGCGTCAAAGGCATTGCGATCACCCGCCTGACGAGCGCCGACGTGGTGCGCCACCCGCTGGTCGCCCGCATTGTGGATGCGTATGACAAATCACCAGGTGCCGCAGGGCCCGCCGGCGAAGCCGACGCTGAACCCGTTGCCGCCCCGGCCCGCCGCGCCAGCGCCCGGAGCCGCAATGGCTCTTAA